From one Thunnus maccoyii chromosome 6, fThuMac1.1, whole genome shotgun sequence genomic stretch:
- the LOC121898543 gene encoding transcription regulator protein BACH1-like, whose amino-acid sequence MSLQAPRMSVFTFQSAVHSAHVLQCLNEQRQRDILCDVTVLVEDRSFRAHCSVLASCSEYFHSRVTNVTRQNPTITLPDEVTVEGFEPLLQFAYTSKLLFTKENIHAIHSSAEFLGFHNLESACFDFLIPKFSEGKRTSQEVRRRACCRSRDPSTDFGSSVESSQPKSFESHSPVPSGGDEQTDFPSQCPQSSQGQTNSGEEHFCLENCGPQMAPLSLELTANGVCPMLSLPCPDSDKADPSQFCERDILEIGDVCNQSELSLADCGLPCELSTPGDVNPSELIQPAGRDVKQTVETLGAETNCNPSSCPLNTSGAEDCSELLEQSEAGLEQRMSDPTLTALSHEEGFGERSSVEREVAEHLAKGFWSDLCPSQAQPLPLDPMDQNNLAKASDFHWLKQLDLSSSAGDCPFLRDFGTGDDPASRADNLSQSEKSPCMSSSLNSGDDSDLDTDGDTEANNKRAAEIQLPFPVQQISALSRSAFQQLLRHHQLTPDQLEFVHDVRRRSKNRVAAQRCRKRKLDSINQLESEIKTLKSKKERLLQEQTELEQNLEDARQSLCGLYKSVSIESVSDQDHLQLLAKHSSPDFPISFPGLAGKDEESQITIEMVSCSSESDPSGPPAETVQTATPQASTQTEEAESSSPQSCPVSSPLLNACLDMNNSL is encoded by the exons ATGTCGCTCCAAGCCCCTCGCATGTCAGTGTTCACTTTTCAGTCTGCAGTGCACAGTGCTCATGTTCTCCAGTGTCTGAATGAGCAGAGGCAGCGGGACATCTtgtgtgatgtgacagtgttaGTGGAGGACAGGAGCTTCCGGGCCCACTGCTCCGTCTTGGCTTCCTGCAGCGAATACTTTCACAGCAGGGTCACCAATGTCACCAGACAGAATCCCACCATCACCTTGCCCGACGAG GTGACTGTGGAGGGGTTTGAACCTTTGCTTCAGTTTGCCTACACATCAAAGCTGCTCTTCACCAAAGAAAACATTCACGCCATTCACAGCAGTGCTGAATTTTTGGGATTTCACAACTTGGAGTCAGCATGCTTTGATTTCCTCATCCCAAAGTTTTCTGAAGGCAAGAGAACCTCACAGGAGGTCAGGCGTAGAGCGTGTTGTCGGAGTCGGGATCCCAGTACAGATTTTGGCTCCAGCGTAGAGAGCAGCCAACCAAAATCATTTGAGTCACACAGCCCAGTGCCTTCAGGAGGTGATGAACAAACAGACTTCCCATCACAGTGTCCTCAGAGCTCACAGGGTCAGACGAACAGCGGGGAAGAACACTTTTGTTTGGAGAACTGTGGGCCACAAATGGCCCCCTTATCTCTTGAGTTAACAGCAAATGGTGTGTGCCCCATGTTGTCACTGCCATGCCCAGACTCCGACAAAGCAGATCCCTCTCAGTTCTGCGAAAGAGATATTTTAGAGATAGGAGATGTGTGTAATCAAAGTGAGTTGAGTTTGGCAGACTGCGGCTTACCCTGCGAGCTGTCAACCCCAGGGGATGTGAATCCGTCAGAACTCATTCAGCCTGCAGGCAGAGATGTTAAACAGACTGTTGAAACGCTCGGTGCTGAAACCAACTGTAACCCCAGTTCATGTCCACTCAACACATCAGGGGCAGAAGATTGCAGTGAGTTATTAGAGCAGAGTGAGGCTGGCCTTGAACAGAGAATGTCAGACCCTACACTGACTGCTCTAAGCCATGAAGAGGGATTTGGGGAGAGGAGCAGCGTAGAGAGGGAGGTGGCTGAACATCTGGCAAAGGGATTTTGGTCTGACCTATGCCCATCTCAGGCTCAACCACTCCCCCTGGACCCAATGGACCAAAACAATCTGGCAAAAGCATCAGACTTTCATTGGCTTAAACAGCTAGACCTGAGTTCCAGTGCAGGAGACTGTCCCTTCCTGAGGGACTTTGGGACAGGTGATGACCCGGCCTCACGCGCTGACAACCTTTCCCAATCAGAGAAGAGCCCCTGCATGTCCTCCTCACTCAACTCAGGGGATGATTCAGACCTGGACACAGATGGAGATACTGAGGCCAACaacaaaagagcagcagag ATTCAGCTCCCATTCCCAGTTCAGCAGATCTCAGCGCTGAGCCGGAGTGCCTTCCAGCAACTTCTGAGACACCATCAGCTGACTCCAGATCAGCTGGAGTTTGTCCATGACGTCCGTCGACGAAGCAAAAACCGCGTGGCTGCACAGCGCTGCAGAAAGAGAAAACTAGACAGCATAAACCAGCTAGAAAGTGAAATCAAAACATTG AAAAGTAAGAAAGAGAGGCTGCTGCAGGAGCAAACTGAACTGGAGCAAAACCTGGAGGACGCACGGCAGAGTCTTTGTGGGTTATATAAGAGTGTCAGCATCGAGTCTGTCTCTGATCAGGACCACCTGCAGCTTCTTGCCAAGCACTCCTCACCAGACTTCCCCATCTCCTTCCCGGGCCTTGCGGGTAAAGACGAGGAGTCCCAGATTACTATCGAAATGGTAAGTTGTTCCTCAGAGTCTGACCCAAGTGGCCCGCCTGCAGAAACTGTTCAAACCGCCACACCACAGGccagcacacagacagaggaggcaGAATCTTCTTCCCCACAGAGCTGCCctgtctcttctcctctcctcaatGCTTGTTTGGACATGAATAACAGCTTATAA